The sequence CTGATGTATTTTGAAAAACCCAAATCCACACGCCTGTATGGCTTTCCTTGAAAAGCACTGCGAAAAGCCGGCTCGTTGGGCACGCCAAAAGGCAAACCGGTTCCCCATTGCAACTGCATATTTACCCGCCACGAAGGATTGGAAGGCAGGTGGTCTTCCAAATATACCCCTACGGTCAGACGCTGGTCCATAGGACGGCGCAAATATCCTCTGTCATCGAAAGCGAGGTCTTCCTCCGTACGCAGCAAGCTGAGGCTTATCCAAGACTCTGTACCTCGAATCAACTCACCGTTCAGGCGCATGTCCAAGCCGGCGGCATACCCCTTCGCATCGTTGCGAGCGTAATAGCGGATGCGTACATTCTCTACGTCATAAGGATTCAGCTGCATCAGATATTTGTAATATGCCTCGGCAGTAAAGCGGAAAGGACGCCCCAGCAGCGGCAAAAGCAAATCGGCGCCCATCACTACATGCCAAGCTTGTTGGGCACGCACTTTGGGGCGCAATTGTCCATCAAAGCCGCGCAATTCGCGATAAAACGGGGGCTGCTGATAAAGCCCCACAGCACCACGCCACACCCAATCGAGGCGCCTGCGCCGGCGCACACTCCATTGCACAGAAGGGCTGACGTTCCATTCCCCGTTATAGGTCCAATAGGTAGCACGCACACCGGCACGCACACTCATCAGCGAATCCACATAAATGCTCTGTTGGGCAAAAAAACTAAGGCGTTGCCCTTCCACACGGTTGGTCCCGTCTATTTGCTCACTGATGCGCACATAGCCGGCAGAGTCCACAAAGCGGTATTCGTCTATGAATTCCTTCACAAGTTCATGGCTCCAGCGCATCCCCCATTCGGTGAGATGCCCCCGCTGCCAACGATAAGAAGAGCGGTTTTCCAATGCCCATATTTGCCCAACCATAAGATTGCGCAAATGCAAGTAATTGCTACCCGTTCCCAACTGCCTAACACACTGATTAAAACCACCGGCACCAAAGTTTTGCCCTACTTCACACAGACGATAAGCCCCTTCCACTTCGGTAAATTCCCGTTCAAGGGTACGTATAAAAGAAAACACCCACTGAGTGTGCAGTTGACTGCTCCATTGGCTTTCCAGCTGGAGGCTGTTTTGGGTGATGTCGTAGCGCATTTGCTCTTGCCCGTCGAAAGCTACCGACAGACGTAGTTTACGGTTTACCGTTCCAAAGTCGGTTTGAGCAAAATCGGGCTGCACAAAATAGCGGTTGCGCGCATAAGTCAACAAGCTTTTCAAACTATGACGAGGACTTAGTTTGTAGGTAAGCCAAGCCTGTGCGTCCACAAAGTTGGGCAAATATTGCCCTTTGACCGGCAGCGTATTGAGCAGATACCGCGCACTTTTACGGCGTATGCCCGCCACATAGGTCATACGTCCGGCGGCGGCAACCCCTTCCACATGAGCCGCACTGTTGAGGATGCCCGCGCTCAAAGAGGCTTTGAATTCCTTAGGTTCTTTGTAGCGAATCAACATCAAGGACGAGAGCTTGTCGCCATAGGCTGCTTGCCAGCCTCCTGTATAGAAACGCACCTCTTCGACCAAATCGGGATTCACAAAGCTAAGCCCCTCCTGCTGCCCAGCACGTATGAGCAAAGGGCGGTACACCATCATGCCATTGACATACAGCAAGTTTTCGTCGTAATTACCTCCGCGCACCGAGTAAGACGAAGACAGCTCGTTGTTGCTGACGACTCCGGGCAAGCTTGCTAATATTTTGTTGAAGTCGCCAAAGGGCGTAGGCGCCCGCTTGGCTTGCAGAGCAGTAAAACGAAAAGCACTGGTTTCTTCTTGCAGCAAGGTGTCTTTGCCTTCCACTACCACCTCATCGAGGTAGAGACTTTCCCATAACCAGCGCACTGGCTGTTCTACGGGCATCTTTACCGTAAAATACTTTTCCTTGCCCAAAAAAGAAACGCGCAGGGTTTGTCTTCCGACGGGTAGCCACAATTCGAAAGAGCCATCGGCACGGGTGAAAGTATAACGGCTTGAATCGGCTGCCCAAACTATTGCTGCCTGCTCGATGCCTTGCCCTTGGGGGTCGAGCAAATAGCCACGCAGGG comes from Thermonema lapsum and encodes:
- a CDS encoding TonB-dependent receptor; translated protein: MIGRWYRYGLLLLLWGHAFAQQQETPLRGYLLDPQGQGIEQAAIVWAADSSRYTFTRADGSFELWLPVGRQTLRVSFLGKEKYFTVKMPVEQPVRWLWESLYLDEVVVEGKDTLLQEETSAFRFTALQAKRAPTPFGDFNKILASLPGVVSNNELSSSYSVRGGNYDENLLYVNGMMVYRPLLIRAGQQEGLSFVNPDLVEEVRFYTGGWQAAYGDKLSSLMLIRYKEPKEFKASLSAGILNSAAHVEGVAAAGRMTYVAGIRRKSARYLLNTLPVKGQYLPNFVDAQAWLTYKLSPRHSLKSLLTYARNRYFVQPDFAQTDFGTVNRKLRLSVAFDGQEQMRYDITQNSLQLESQWSSQLHTQWVFSFIRTLEREFTEVEGAYRLCEVGQNFGAGGFNQCVRQLGTGSNYLHLRNLMVGQIWALENRSSYRWQRGHLTEWGMRWSHELVKEFIDEYRFVDSAGYVRISEQIDGTNRVEGQRLSFFAQQSIYVDSLMSVRAGVRATYWTYNGEWNVSPSVQWSVRRRRRLDWVWRGAVGLYQQPPFYRELRGFDGQLRPKVRAQQAWHVVMGADLLLPLLGRPFRFTAEAYYKYLMQLNPYDVENVRIRYYARNDAKGYAAGLDMRLNGELIRGTESWISLSLLRTEEDLAFDDRGYLRRPMDQRLTVGVYLEDHLPSNPSWRVNMQLQWGTGLPFGVPNEPAFRSAFQGKPYRRVDLGFSKYISDVRWSERPFLKSLWIGADILNVLGINNVISYTWIEDVSGQRYAVPNALSARFLNFRIVGEF